One window of Heptranchias perlo isolate sHepPer1 chromosome 15, sHepPer1.hap1, whole genome shotgun sequence genomic DNA carries:
- the zbtb33 gene encoding transcriptional regulator Kaiso, which yields MEYKKLISATDIHHSGTLLKSLNEQRAQGLFCDITIIVEDRKFRAHKNVLSSASSYFRQLFSLDGASNIYGQVLELNFVRAEVFAEVLNFIYSSKLVRVNAELVSELIQSGQALGLKFLADLGESLSKLKGVAPGVVSAASVTDSKGEASQKVAADPTLEPECLIMHVEEGGLGPRITDAFSLSSAEFRDSKGNSKASPSGEDSEDNDDVIFCSEITPPKQPSNVASNSSVQKNIIIPNIPVSSDNLGIQTKHVTVVPETSSKVGDFKVKISDGSAGSGQNTVFNQQSTKTVNVKYVQDGKQPVTVDKTAGIDTLSKGCRVYANIDTNPNTYHIVVPNKDDLANREPKQNKEPGSPEKKLLLIGDKLSGDGGHSSIQIMPENSANHINNSRPVFINEQYFPDAKRMKREQDHYELIVDGRVFYVCIVCKRSYACLTSLRRHFNVHSWEKKYPCHYCEKVFPLAEYRTKHEILHTGERRYQCLTCGETFINYQVMASHIRSVHSKKTGKSAAEDEAVSDSKLYRLLPCKTLQIRQYGFLTASASGAMAEINEDGIVYHVEDEDDADAPQQTPQTIGGSKPASWDDIFPQEGTPVYRYNSLDGNSELEFVIPESFRELA from the coding sequence ATGGAGTACAAAAAACTTATTAGTGCAACCGACATTCATCACTCGGGAACATTGTTGAAGTCTCTTAATGAGCAGCGTGCCCAAGGACTATTCTGTGACATTACCATAATTGTGGAAGATCGCAAATTTCGAGCACATAAGAATGTCTTGTCATCTGCTAGTAGCTACTTCCGTCAGCTTTTCAGTCTCGATGGCGCTAGCAACATATACGGACAAGTCCTTGAACTGAACTTCGTCAGAGCAGAGGTATTTGCAGAGGTTCTGAATTTTATCTACAGTTCCAAATTAGTGCGTGTGAATGCTGAACTTGTAAGTGAGTTGATTCAGTCGGGGCAGGCCCTGGGGCTAAAGTTCCTTGCTGACTTAGGAGAATCTCTTTCAAAGTTAAAAGGAGTAGCACCTGGTGTGGTCAGTGCTGCTTCTGTGACAGATTCCAAGGGTGAGGCCTCACAGAAGGTTGCTGCTGATCCGACACTGGAACCTGAATGCTTGATTATGCATGTTGAAGAAGGAGGTCTGGGACCACGGATAACTGATGCTTTCTCCCTGTCTAGTGCAGAGTTTAGGGATTCTAAAGGTAACAGTAAAGCCTCGCCGAGCGGTGAAGACTCGGAGGATAATGATGACGTCATTTTCTGCAGCGAAATTACACCACCTAAACAACCCTCCAATGTAGCTAGTAACAGTTCAGTGCAAAAAAATATTATTATTCCTAATATACCGGTGAGTTCTGACAACTTAGGGATTCAAACAAAACATGTTACTGTGGTGCCAGAGACATCCTCGAAAGTTGGGGATTTTAAAGTCAAAATTTCTGACGGTAGCGCTGGGAGTGGGCAGAATACTGTATTTAACCAGCAAAGCACAAAGACCGTAAATGTGAAGTATGTTCAAGATGGCAAACAGCCTGTAACTGTAGATAAAACGGCTGGCATTGATACTTTGTCAAAAGGTTGCAGAGTCtatgcaaatatcgacacaaacCCTAACACGTATCACATCGTGGTACCAAACAAAGATGACCTTGCCAACCGTGAACCTAAACAGAACAAGGAACCAGGATCCCCTGAAAAGAAGCTGCTTCTGATCGGAGACAAGTTATCTGGtgatggaggccattcaagtaTTCAAATCATGCCCGAAAATTCTGCTaatcatataaataactcaagACCTGTGTTCATCAATGAACAGTACTTTCCCGATGCAAAACGAATGAAAAGGGAACAAGATCATTATGAGTTAATTGTAGACGGACGAGTCTTTTATGTTTGTATTGTTTGTAAGAGATCATATGCATGCCTGACTAGCCTGAGAAGGCACTTCAATGTTCATTCCTGGGAGAAGAAATACCCTTGCCATTACTGTGAGAAAGTGTTCCCTCTTGCAGAATATCGCACTAAGCATGAAATTCTCCACACTGGTGAAAGGCGATACCAGTGTTTGACCTGTGGTGAGACCTTCATCAACTACCAGGTGATGGCATCGCACATTAGGTCAGTTCATAGCAAGAAGACTGGCAAGAGTGCAGCTGAAGATGAGGCCGTCTCCGATTCAAAACTTTACCGCTTGCTGCCGTGCAAAACCTTACAGATCAGGCAGTACGGTTTCCTGACTGCAAGTGCGTCGGGCGCCATGGCTGAGATTAATGAAGATGGAATCGTATATCATGTAGAAGATGAAGATGATGCAGATGCTCCACAGCAGACCCCGCAGACCATAGGAGGCAGCAAGCCAGCAAGCTGGGATGATATTTTTCCTCAGGAAGGAACTCCTGTTTACAGGTACAATTCCTTAGATGGCAATTCCGAATTAGAGTTTGTTATACCAGAATCCTTCAGAGAACTGGCATGA